The stretch of DNA TGGCCGCCTATGTTTTCTGCCCCCATCGAATTTATGTATACCAGCGGACTAAACCCTATAATAGAATTTTCCCCCCCGTGTGCATCATTCGACACGATCTCCCAGCCTTCTCCTTTTTTGGTTATCAGGTTTACAAGCTCCTGATTCATTGAATGTGATACCAGAGGCAGGATGGAACATATAAGGGGAGTCCCTTCTGAGTCTACCAACATGCCATGTCCGGTTCTACCGAAGCTCATATCTTTAACAAACCTGAAAAATATATCAACATTCATAATGCTTCTTATTCCGCCTAAAACCTTATTTGTGTATGGGTCAATAATCGGAATCCCAATCTCAAATGACCTGTCGCCTGTCTCTTTGTTCAAGAATATATCACTCGCATAAATACTTCCGTTTCCATTAGAATAAATCTTATCCCATCCGTCCTTATATATCATTTCTGAAAGGTGAGTTAACTTTAACCTGCTGTTTCCTATTATTTTCCCATCTTCATTAACTACAAATAATCCGAGGTGTTCCTCCCTCTCTGCTGAGTGCTTCAGGTAATCCTCAAGTATATTCTCTATCTGTGTTTTATTCTCTGCTTTTACTGCTTGTAAAAATTCAGTATCATCTGCAAGGCGGTTAAAATTATTAACCTCTTCCTTTACTGCAACATCAAATCGCTCTGAGGTCTTTTTTGCAATCTCAGCAAAGTCACGTCCGATAGCCTCGACAAGTATACTCCTCACCTGGCGATAAGTAACAAATAGACCTACTGCCAGGGAGAGAAAACCTGTTATGAGGATTGTGATTAATACCTTTTTTTGAAGACCGATTCTTTTCATACGAAAATCAACCCCATCCCCACCCTACCCCTCCCCTTGAAGGGGAGGGAATCAACATAGCCCCCTCTCCCTCAGGGAGAGGGTTAGGGTGAGGGTGGGGTTTTCATTGCCCTTTGTGAACCC from Nitrospirota bacterium encodes:
- a CDS encoding PAS domain S-box protein, with the protein product MKRIGLQKKVLITILITGFLSLAVGLFVTYRQVRSILVEAIGRDFAEIAKKTSERFDVAVKEEVNNFNRLADDTEFLQAVKAENKTQIENILEDYLKHSAEREEHLGLFVVNEDGKIIGNSRLKLTHLSEMIYKDGWDKIYSNGNGSIYASDIFLNKETGDRSFEIGIPIIDPYTNKVLGGIRSIMNVDIFFRFVKDMSFGRTGHGMLVDSEGTPLICSILPLVSHSMNQELVNLITKKGEGWEIVSNDAHGGENSIIGFSPLVYINSMGAENIGGHKWYTFVRQAPEETFAPVYRLLMQILVFESILVLSVCVLGVSIVRKLIVRPIGILTNGVERVSRGDFDHNIDIRTRDELEILADGFNKMRLSLKEVYTNLEDKIKDRTAALRASENKYRALMEQAYDAILLIDPTSGRIVEVNLQAETLTGYTAEDFATSKYWNLFPESMMASAREHFNKGVERGFALFYDLPLRKKSGETVNVDLSARLIEFNNGKVFHVVMRDVTGRKKEENKISS